The DNA sequence atttcaaatataaatattttaaagtcTTTGCATCCTTTTATCcaaacactctttttataagattatttttttattttgtatttttactttatattaatataaattacgatagttatacaaaatataaaaaaaaaataacactaACCCGGCCCGGCCCCTTGGACCTGTAACCCTTCCGGTTTATTTTTTACCCGGATGAACCCGGACCCGTTAAGCCCGGTATTAAAAAACTCGTAACCGGCCCGGATTGGAAACCCGTCGGTCACTTTGTTTCCCAACCCGGACCGGCCTGCCCCACCCGTTAAACACCCTTACAAaaaagcatgatgtaaatctaagtctacccacacatatcatgaaatatagctatgtacggactctcgtcaactcgtgcgtacgtagctccccacacaagtagtACATAACAATAATACGCCTAAGGGGATACATTCCTTctaacaaagttaggcaagagacttacctcggttCCAAGTCCTCAATTTGGCTCTCCAACCTCACTAGGACTCTCCAAACAACATTGAGAactccgaaactaatcaaaagtcGTATAAACTAGTGAATATATGCTTAAACGTTCATactttagctattagagtaattacccaacccaaattggaagattcctaaaatttacccccgggctcacgtgcccggattccgaaaatcttcgaagataaatgttacccatgaaCTCCCGAAcctaaatatatataatttgctCCCATTTCCATCACCAAATTCGTGATTAAATCCCAAATTTACCAAAACCTTAGGTTCTTCCATGTTTAATCTACCTAAAATCCACATAATTAACTTGAAAATGGGTGGGAGATACTTACCTTATGATATTGATTTGAATCCCCCTCAAATGTGCtctcaaaatctcccaagacCAAATGAAATGAGAgaaaaaatggcctaagtctcggATTAAAAGGCCTCACTGCCAAGAGATTTCCGCTCCAGCggaccttggggtgcacctgtgacGTCGCActtgcgaaaaatccatcgcatgtGCGGTTATCACCAATTTTGGCaaagttcgcttctgcggagaagcatGCGCATGCGCATCTGCGAAATTTGCCACATCTGTGCAATCGCGCCTGCGGAGTAACTTCCGCTGCTGCGATGCCAGGCCTCTTTGGCCTCGCCTGCATCTGCGATcctttcctcgcacctgcgagctcccATGTGCAGTAAACACTACGCTTATGTGACCACTGTCCAGCCTACTCCAGgccgcttctgtgagctcgcatctgcggctcTTTCCATGCATGTGCGATTGAACCAGATCCCAGATGCTTCAGCAAATCTTCCAAGTTCAAACATGCTCCGCGCATCGTCCGAAtagcacccgaggcccctgggccTCGTCCAAACATTCCAACAAGCTCCTAAACATAAAAcaaactcgctcgaaccctcaaaacgtgtaaaacaacatcaaaactaagaattgcaccccaaaaccaattcgaATCAAATCtatgaacttcaagatttttaACTTACTCCGAACACGCCGAATCATACCTAGACTACTctgaatgacactaaattttgcgtgcaagtcataaatcaccatacggaaccaTTATGAGGCTCGCAATCCCAAATGGACCTTGATAAccccaaagtctactccaaaccaaaataaaagaacttgaaaaaccttcaatgcgccaactttcaatattaagcgtcgaaacgcttTCACATCATCCGAAGCCCGATccaaacacacgcccaagtccaaaatcattatgcaatcctattggaaccgtcaaatcccggttccggggtcgtttactcaaaacgttaactcaagtcaaacttaaccattataTACTACTATTAAGGAATTAAGAGTTCTGATTCCAACCCGAACTCTTCTAAACCTAAACCGACCATCCCCAcgggtcataaaatagtaaaagcacatacggggagtcttaattagagGAACGAAGATTTGGAAAGCaaaataaccgatcgggtcgttataggGAGCAGGGCTTCTGAAGGCATTAACAAGAATATCAATAGACATgaaataaagtattattgagcTTTTCGAATAGTATGTAGCATAAGTTTGCCACATAATTTGTGTCCCTTACAATGgctgttgaagtcactatttataacTGTACATAGGGAACaaagtcctaggatcaagcccctcttaaatgacaattatggggtCCATTGACGAATGTGTAACGACACACTATGAATGCCAAAATTATTTATAACGAACTGTGTATTTAATACTGTAGAATActcttcattgaatgctatcggGTGGCAGATATTTGTTTGTCTTCATTAGCAATATTCCCTTCGGGGTCTTTTCGGTGCAAACCGAAGTTGTTGCCCCCGGTCTTGTTTTCCACTTGTCTCGCTTTCTGTCTGTCTCTGGTTCCACGTGTCTCTCTATTATACGAGTATTTAATACGAACCGATTTTaacctatacagatagtccccctgcttttcggTGGCATATCTTTGTATCATCGGGAAGTTGATGAAGATACCTTTCTTGGCGGAAAATTTTCTTATCtctctgaaaagtttctgacgctTGATTAGATGCACGTCTCTCTGCATTTAATGCCCTGAACACGCATCACTCCACGATGCAATACTTTCGTctgttctcgaggtaatcatggccacgattttagccgcctattcctttacttatacacCTCATTCTTCTTTACACTTCACAGTTTTTCGAACTGTCTCAACTTCTCTACACTCAACTCTTTCTTGCTTTCACTCTTCTTTATTAAACAGTAAATTTTTGTAAAAGCAAATTATGATATGGATATTATTTATCTAGGTGGATCTGATGTGTCCTCCATATTAGGGATAGCGAATAACACACATGGTCGGAAGTGTTTAAAATATTAGTTTTGATCGAGTTCAGGTATCCGGATGAAACTGTATGGAATACAGGGACTGAGATGTCAAATTGAAACAAGTACACGTGTTTCCTAGGCTATTCTGTCTTTCTTTCCATTTTGTGCATCTAAACTAGGGTTGTTCAAAACGAACCGAACCGatggcttattggcttattgatatcggattatcggggtaatggatggtgaacgaattgagattttataataaACGGCAtaacggtttgggggcggattactcaattttcttaccGAGTAACCGTTAATCCATTAAAAAATTTTATATTTACACGTTTACTCATATATAGATAAAGTACAATTGAAATTGTCTGATTTTATGTCCTTTTTGCATGAATCTAACAAATTGAAGTCCGattttctagatttttggttTTACAATCTAGATTTCTTGTGAAGAACGAATGTTGCAGAAAATTTGATTGATTGATACGTGTATGAGAATTCTTCAATATGAACTAGATTTGAACTTGGAAGAAGACTCTTCAATTCAAAAATATTATTAGATgtgtttggtattgattgaatgattattcaaaaaaaaatcgATATGATTTAGCcaataaaccgcccgataaccattaatccgataccaatccgcctgttgtcttattggatggctagcggattactacatttataatccgataaccgataagccgaagCATAAatatccgcccgataagcacccctaaTCTAAACCCAAAAGCCAATTGAACTTTATGGCAAAATAAGTAAATACACCTGAAGTCATATGGAAGTATGGGGATTCTGAATCCCACCAATGGACTTACATGAGTTGAGATGGTTAGTTCATAGCTCTAGATTTAATCTGGGTTCATCAAAGAGACTGAATTTGGCAGCGGAATCACTGAGTATTAGATAAATTGTGTGCTAAAGTAATAACCAAAAACAAAGATTGTAGTCCAAAGTAACTAGACAAGCATTATTGAGCAAAACTCAAGCTACTTGGTTAAATTCATCAATAAGCCATAGGGAAAGAAGTATGCAACTGCACAAATCCCAGTATCGAGCTTCTTAGCGTTATCACCAAAAAGATGGACTGCAAACTCAATTAACTTGTTTCAACACATTACTACAGGAAAAATGAGATCTAACATCTTTAACTCCACCAAGGAATATGTCGGACGAACAAATACAAATAAGAATTAATTATGATAAAACAGAACAATCTGCCCAAGTGTGGTAGGAACTGAGGAAGAGCCAATAGGCCAACAAATGGAAAAGGTTTTCAGTAAAGGAAGTCATGGCAAAGAACTTAGTACTTTCCTGAACCCAATATGGTGCTGTAAATTGGGCACCTATACTTGAAGGTTGTAAATTCATGGTAATGAGACGGTGGAGCAACTTGTTATGTAATGGGCTAGTTGCtacatcctatttttcttcacaTCAAAAGTGAGAAAAAACTCCATATCCTAACACGTTTCAAGGACGTTGGATTCTTATGTCCTAGACATTAGTATAGATAGTAAACTCCGTCAGAAGAAGCTACAGGTTTCCTAGAATTAAGCATATATGACTTTTTTCATAACTCAGAGTGAACCAAAGTTTAAGCATATTAACACAAGTTAGTAGTGCATTCCCTGCTTCTTTGTCAAATCTTCATTTTTATATCCATAAATCAATCCACTTAACTAGCATAGGATAAAACAAGTTATAGCATGAAGGGAACCCTTTTATCACCTGAAAACTCATGAAAAGGTAGCACACATGGATCATCTATATTGTTCTGCTCTCTCATCCAAATACTAATAATTTTTCTTTCAAGGCAAATTAAGGGTCTCCTAATCTCAGactaatccatatatatataaatatgataatttaCAAGAATAGAAAGAGTCATTAAGGGAACTGACAACCATTACAAACTAATTGAATATACATTTTCAATATTGCAGGATAATGTTCCCTACGCCTTTTCTCAAGGGGAATAACCTTTTCTCCAGTTCCTCATTAACAAAAATATCAATTTAGCTACAAGTAGGCCACATTGCATAACAAAAATTCTACATATGCAAATAAAAGCACAATTCATTGCATTCATATTTCATAGCATGTGAAACAGCTATATTAAAGTTTATCCAAATCCAAAACTTTCTCAGATAGCAGTAAATCCATAATGATTCCTAAACCAAAACCATACCAACAGGGATAAAAACAGATACCATAAATCGAAATAGGAATTTTAACGGTAAGATTTCTGGAACCTAGCACGAGCACCACGACCACCAAACTTCTTAGGTTCACACCTTCTCGGATCAGCAACAAGCAAAGTCCTGTCGTACCTAACCAAAATATCCTTAATCTCCTTCTTCTGCTGTTCATCCACATACTTCTGGTAAAAGGCAACCAGCGCCTTCGCTATCGACTGACGAATAGCGTAGATTTGAGAAGTGTGACCTCCTCCTTTGACGCGGATACGCATGTCGACTCCGGCGAATCGGTGGCGACCTAAGAGGAGGATTGGTTCGAAGGCTTTGTACCGGAGGATTTCGGGTTGAACGAGCTCGATTGGTACACCGTTGATCTTAATCAGGCCACGGCCGCGCTTGCAGTGTGTTACTGCTACCGCCGTCTTCTTCCGCCCGAAACATTGCACTGATTCCACCGCCGCTGGCGCCGCATTCATTGTTATGCTTTTGTTTGGTTTGCTCCCACTCTTTTGCTGGAAAATGACCTAACCCAAAAGTTTTTTGTAAATGGATACAATATATATGTATGAATTAGATTAGGGTTTTGTATTGGGCTCGTGGAGGAAATGGGCCCACTGGTTTATGTTACTCGTCACGGTTTTTGGGTCATTAAATTGGGCTTTCTTGTCTCAGGTCTCGTTCTCTCGAACAAATGGGCCTATGTCACTAGAACAAGAACAAGTGAGGAAGACTTATATTCATTGTACTAACAATTCAAGAAGTGAGAGAGATAAGATGAAAATTTCTCCCACAGGGCTCATGTGAGTTTAAGCTCTCGGAAAATGCACCTAAGATCAAATATTTTGagtaattaaattttttaatcaTGTCAAACCAAGGCCAATCAAGGATCGACAGAACGCTTGATTTTGGTAAATGGATCACAATTACATGTTCATGAGAGTATATTAATAGAATAAACGAAATAGAAACATTACATAAGCCACTAGGGGCCAAGAGAAAATGAGCAACACCTAGAATAAGGTGGTTGTAATTATTAGATATTAAGTTTCATTGTTAAGCCGATAATAGCCACAATACCTCTCCTTTTTTTAACACAGTTGATGGGGAATAGAGAAGGTCCAATAAGATAGCAGTGGTAAAAAAATTCTAAGATTTAAATTCGTTAAACTATAGTTTATTTGTGGTGTTTTAGGTGTTGGATTATTCCTTTAAGGACGCCCTACCTGTTTAATCACAaaatatttattaagaaaataagagagaaagaaataTGGTAAAAGGAAAAGATTCTAAGAAAGATGATAATTTGGTCGAAGAGAAGCTTTAGTACAAGTATGGGATCTTTCACTCTAGTTTCAAAGAAATTGAGGAAATTGTTATAGTGATCTTCTATGCTTCTTCTTCAAATTTGTGTGAACACAATCTAGAAATTGCTAggacttttgggaagaagcaagGGAAATTTGATAGAAGTACGTGAGGTTGAAAGTTGGGAAAATACATAAGTTTACACCTAAATTTGTCCAGAAAACTCAATTACACACTTAAACTTTATGGGTGACCTTTTACACCCCCTATCCTTGAAAGAAGTGATACTAGTACCCCCTGAGACATATAATACTATTTTCATGGTCAAATGTACTTTACACATGTGTGTCATGTCAGCACTAGATCAGCATCACATGAAAAATCAACTATAACTTTAATTTTTACTCATTTtcttttaacttttcttttctttaattttttttctttttattactCCAAGAATTAAATATATGAAATTAGTTGAAGATTGATAGGGTATGAACCCTAGAAATTGAAGAAGAAGACAAAATACAGAGATAAAGCTAGAGAAAAGAGAGAATCAGAAATGAATTGTATTTCACGTGTGTTTACAAGAGGGAATCTTACAATATATAGTTAGCTAATTAACTAACTAATGAAAGCCTTAACTACTTCCTAATTTCGGTTAATATAAGCTGTAAAATGACTAATCTGTCATTCCTAAGTTACTCCTTTctcaacactccccctcaagctaggTGGTGCAAAAATGTTGAGAACACCTAGCTCGGAGCTTAAATGTTCATGTTGAACTATGTTGAGGCCCTTGATAAGTATGTTTACTGGTTGATCTGTAGGAATATATTTTTTTACTATCAGTCTTTGCACTATCTTTTCTCTTATAAAATGACAGTCTATTTCGATGTGATTGATTCTCTCTTGATATATAGGATTGGCTGCAATCTGCATAGCAGCCTTGCTATCACTGTAAACTTCAATAGTTAAGTTAACTTCAATTCTAATTTCTTACATAAGTCCTTGTAGCCAAATGAGTCAGCTATTATGGCTCTAATACTTCTGTATTCAGCCTCTGCAGAACTCCCAGGTACTGTGATTTGCTTCTTTAATTTCCAAGCAACTAAAGAATCTCCAATCTTGATCAAGTATCCTGTTACTAATTTTCTGGAAAGTGGACATGCAGCCCATTCTGCATCATAGTAGGTTGTGGTAATGTTCTTGTTTGTGCTTGACAGCAGAATTCCTCTTCCAGGTTGATTTTTGACATACATAACAATTCTCATAGATGCTTCCATGTGAGATCTTTTAGGTTGTTGTAAAAACTGACTAAGAATTTGTACATTAAATGATATAGCAGGTCTGGTTATGGTTAGATAGAGTAGTTTGCCTATCAACCTTTGGTATGAGTTAATGTTAGCAAGAGGTTCAACTGCTGAGTAACCAACACTTTTACAATGTTCATCATACTCATTTGTTGTCAGTTTAGCATTAGTATCTAAGGGAGTTACCGAAGGTTTAGAAATACCTAATCCAAGTTTTAAAATAAGCTCCAATGCATATTTCCTTTGATGCATTAGTATTCCTTGTTTAGATCTTACAAATTCAATACCTAGGAAGTACTTTAACTCACCTAGATCCtttattttaaaagcatgttGCAGTGTGCTCTTTGTTTCCTCAATCAGACTCAGACTATCACCTATTATAAGCATATTGTTAACATACACTAACACCATAGTAGTGCCTTTAGATGTTTCTTGATAAATAAAGAGTGATCAAACTGGCTTAAAATGAGACCTTGTCAGAACTTCAGTCAATTTTGCATTCCATTATCTTGGAGCTTGTTTTAGTCCATACAAGAATTTGATGAGCATGTATATTGGTTTCTTCTCCCCTGGCTCTTAAATCCTTGTGGAAGCTCCATGTAAATTTCATCATATAGATCCCCTTGAATAAATGCATTATACACTTCCATTTTATGTATATGCCACTGCTTTCTAGCTGCAATTGCCAGCACTGTTCTTACTGTCTTCATCTTAACTACTGCGGCAAAAGTTTCCTGGTAATCAATCTCCTCTTTTTGATTGTATCCCTTTGTCACTAGTCTAGCTTTAAACCTTTCAATTTCACTTGTAGCTTTGTACTTTACTTTGTAAATCCATTGGCACCCTATTGGTATTTTGCCTTCAAGAAGAGGGACCCATGTGTGATTACTTTCTAAGGCATCAATTTCTGCTTTTATTGCTTCTATCCATCTTGGATCTTTAGCAGCTTCTGAGTAATTTATAGGTTCAGTTACAGTTGAAGAAGTGGCTATGTATGCTTGATATGTTGGGGACAGTCCATCATAGGCTATGTATTTTGAGATAGAATAGGGAACTTCTTGATGAATATTGAGTGACACAAAATCACTCAGCCATATAAGTGATCTTTTTTCCCTATCAGACCTTCTATATCCAACTAGAACTACTGGAGATGTGGTCTGAGTAAAAGAGTTTATGTTTAGGAAATTTGTAGGTGGTATCTCTGAACCTAGGTCCTGGAATTCTTGAGCTGGATTTTCTATAGATTGATGAGTAATTTCTTCATAGATCTGAGGCTGCTCATGTGTATTCTATGATGTATAGTTAAGTTCTGGTTACATAGTATTACTTGGAGGTTGAATTAATCTATTTGTCGATTGATCATGTGTCTGTACACTCTGAGGTACTGAGTAGTGAAGGTCTTACAAATGTGAGGTTATTGATGTTGGGAATATAGGCACTGGAGAATCTTCTTTCTTCTTAAAGAGAAAGACATCCTCTCTGAATACTCCATCCctactaaaaaaaaaaatattgtccttCAGGTCATATAATATGTAACCTTTCTGAGTTTCTGCATATCCCATATGGACTGCAGTTTTGGTTCTTGACATTATTTTGTCATGTTGCTGAACTATCCTGGCATAACATAAGTATCCTAGTACCTTTAAGTAATTATAGGATGGTGGTTTCTGATATAGTCTCTCATAGGGAGTTTTTTTGTTGATAACAGTACTTGGCATCCTGTTTATGAGATAAACAACAACATTCACACAGTGTCCTCAAAATCTTATTGCTATTTCAGCCTGGAATCTGATAGCCCCGGTGATCTCTAAAATGTGCCTATGCTTCCGCTCAGCAACTCCATTTTGCTGAGGAGTGTAGGCACATTAAATTTGGTGGATAATTCCAAGCTTTTTAAACATATCACTACACACTGAGTTTACAAACTCAATGCCATTATCTATTCTGATAATTTTAACAATCTTGTCAAACTGAGTTTTAACCAATACTAGAAATTGTTGTA is a window from the Nicotiana tomentosiformis chromosome 10, ASM39032v3, whole genome shotgun sequence genome containing:
- the LOC138900105 gene encoding uncharacterized mitochondrial protein AtMg00810-like, whose amino-acid sequence is MVLVYVNNMLIIGDSLSLIEETKSTLQHAFKIKDLGELKYFLGIEFVRSKQGILMHQRKYALELILKLGLGISKPSVTPLDTNAKLTTNEYDEHCKSVGYSAVEPLANINSYQRLIGKLLYLTITRPAISFNVQILSQFLQQPKRSHMEASMRIVMYVKNQPGRGILLSSTNKNITTTYYDAEWAACPLSRKLVTGYLIKIGDSLVAWKLKKQITVPGSSAEAEYRSIRAIIADSFGYKDLCKKLELKLT
- the LOC108942810 gene encoding small ribosomal subunit protein uS9; the encoded protein is MNAAPAAVESVQCFGRKKTAVAVTHCKRGRGLIKINGVPIELVQPEILRYKAFEPILLLGRHRFAGVDMRIRVKGGGHTSQIYAIRQSIAKALVAFYQKYVDEQQKKEIKDILVRYDRTLLVADPRRCEPKKFGGRGARARFQKSYR